One Magnetococcales bacterium genomic window, AGCATCATGGCCCCCACCGATCCCATGGTGATGGCGATCTGTTCGGCCTTGACCCGCTGACCGATCTGCAACGTGACCTGTTCCAAAGGGTCATGACGGTTGTGGGCGGCTTGGCGTACCTCAGGTTCGTTGAGGGAGACAAAGTCGGCGCGGGGATAGCGGGTGATGGCGTGATAGCCCCGACTGCCGCTGTTGATCTGGGTGTTGACCGCCAAAAAACGGGCGGAAGCACAAATCGCCTCGATCATGGCGGCGGAGATGAAACCATTGCCATAATCCGGAACGATCACAACGTCATAGGTGTGGGCGTGGGTCTGGATCCAGGCGAGAATTTGTTCTTCAATCCTGGGGGTCAGGGGGTTTGGGTCATAAAAATAGACCTCGAACAACTTGCGGGCATCTACGTCCACAAAACGGCGTTTGACCAGTGTCTGGGATTGCTCATAATAAAAAAAAGCGGGGCGCACACGCTCTTCGAGACGGGAGCGGATGAATGGCTCGTGATGATCGTTGCGGCCAAGACCAGTCAACAAAGTGACCTCGGCGGCAAATCCAGCCAGGTGATTGGCAATGGCCAGAGAACCGCCGGCAAATTGTTCCATGGAGTCAAAACGAACCGCCAGAACGTCTGGACTTTTGCCGGTGATGCCCATCGAGGTGGAGTAGCAATATTCATCGACAATGGCCTCGCCCACCACCAAAACCTTCAATTTTTCCAGGGAGAGAATTTGGTCGATAATGGCCCCGGATTGATATCGGGAACGAAAATTTTGGAGAAACTCCTTGGTCGATGCGGGAAACAGGTCAAAGTGCTCATTGAGCAGACTGGTGGAACTGAAAACGATCTCATCAGTATAGAAAACGCGCCCGCCGAAACTCTCCACGGCCTTTTGTTCGATGACAATGTTGCCGGTGATGTCATCCTGGGCCGCCTGGTAATCCTGCCCTTTGACGTAGACGTTGGGCTGAATCAGGTTGATGACCGGCACGGCTGTGACATCATGGTTGATGGCTACGTAGTCCACACACTCCAGAGAGGCCAGATTTTCTGCCCGCAAGTCGTGATGGAAGACCGGTCGTCCCGGCCCTTTGTTGACAAAGGGGTTGGCGGTGACGGTCACCAGGAGACAATCCCCCTCTTCACGGGCGCGCCGCAGGTGGCGGATATGTCCGGGATGCAACAGATCGAAAGTGCCGTGGCACAGAACCACGATACGGCCCAGCTTTTTCAATTCAGTCGCTTTTTGGCCCAGGTCGTTCAGGGAGAGAATTTTGTCGCCAATAGCCATGATCTTCTCTTTTTGCGGGTACGGGGGAGTGCGGCTCGACTTGTAAACATTTTGCATCCCCGGTTTGGGGGTGCGGAGCGGATATGAAAACGCAAGATTCAAGCCAAGACTATTCAGCACCTATCGTCTTTTTCTTCGATGCGTTCCACGACAAAGCCGGCATCTTCGATCAGACTCACCGTCTTTTTTGTCGTATCTCCGCCGGTGTTGAGATACCCCTCGCTGAAAACGGCATTGGCCGGATAAAGCGCCAGGGTTTCCAGGGAGCGCAGGTTGCTTTCGCGGCCTCCGGCGGCGCGGATCTCGGCATCCGGGTTGGTCAGACGAAACAGGGCCAGAACCCGCAGGCAATATTGTGGCGTCAGGGCGTTGATGACCCCCAGACGCGCCCCTTCGATGTGGACATAAAAGTTGACTGGAATGGAGCGTGCTTGCAGGCGGCGCAATGTCATGGCCACCTCCAACACTTCGGCAGGCGTTTCGCCCATGCCGATGATGATGCCGCTGCACACTTCCAACCCCACTTTGCGGGCGTTTTCCAGGGTGTGCAGACGATCCGCATAGCCGTGGCTGGTGCAAATGGCGCCGTAGTGGTTTTCAGCCGTGTTCAGGTTGTGATTGTAGCGGTCCAAGCCGGCTTCTTTCAGGGTTTTTGCCATCTTTTCATCGATGAACCCTGCCGAGAGGCACACTTCCACGGGCCATTGCGCCTTGATCTGACGCACCAGACCGGCCATGTGGTCAACCCGGTTTTCGGTGGGACCACGACCCGAGAGGACAATACAGTAGCGAAACGCCCCGGCCTCCCAGGTTTTTTTGGCCCCGACCAGGATCTCCTCATCGGGTTTGAGGTGGAATTTGGTGATTTTGGCTTCGCTGCCGGCGGCTTGTGCGCAGTAGTTGCAGTCTTCCGGACAATAGCCGTTTTGGACATTATTCAAAATTTGCACCCGCACATAGCGCCCAAAATAGCGGGCACGGACTTGATAGGCCGCATGCATGAGGGGCAGCAACTCCAGGTTTGGATCGGTCAGAATGCGCATGGCGGCATCGGCGGGAATCGTTTCTCCTGCCAGGGCGAGGCGTGTCATCTCGTCGTAAAAAGCGTCGTGCATAAGGTCAATTTCCTTGGCGAAAGTGGCCATACAAAATGTGGTGGGTTATGGAGAAGCCGGGGTTCGGATTGCCGTGGCACAGGAGGCGGCGCATTTGGCCGGCTGTGGCGGGTTGGTGGTTGTGGGCGGCCTGGTGGGCGCCGAGTGCTTTCAACTCCTGCAAAAAGGCCCATGGGTTCGGGTGCTGTTGGGTGATGCGTTCTTCGGTCACCTGGCCTTGGCCAGTTGTGGGCCACATGGCCTGCAACTGATCGCTGGATGGATAGTGGGGTGTGCCGCAGGTCATGGCTGACTGGTCACAAAGGTGGCGCCACTCCTGGAATGTCTCCTGGCCCAGCGTGGAAAACATCAGCCATCCGCCGGGATTCAGCAGTGCGGCGAGGCGATGCAGGGCGGTTGGGAGGTTGTCGAACCATTGCACGGTCATGCTGGAGGTGATGAGATCCCACCCGGCGTTGACGGCGGGATATTCGCCATCCATGGTTGCGAAATGGGCCTGATTGGATGGGATTTGCAGAGTGTTGCGGCAGCGGAGGAGCATGGGGTGGGCGATATCGGTCAGGAGGATGCGGCTGTCGGGCCAGTGCTTGTGCAGGTGGACGCTGAGGAAGCCGGAGCCGCAGCCCAGTTCCAGAATGTAGGGTCTGGGTGGCAGGTCTAAATTGTGGAGATGTCTGGCGAGATTGTTGGCGACCTGGAGTTGGACTTTCGCCTGGGTGTGGTAGGTGGAGGCGGTGGAGAAGGCCGTCGTGATTTTTTGTTTGCGCAAGAAAGGGTTCATAAAAAAAAACGATTGAAAGACTGGGATGGAGGTCCAGGAAGAAGGGCTGCGCCCTTCCTCCTGGTGGGGTTTGGGGCGAAGCCCCAATGAAATATCATTCCATAAAAAAAACGATTGAAAGACTGGGATGGAGGTCCAGGAGGAAGGGCTGCGCCCTTCCTCCTGGTGGGGTTTGGGGCGAAGCCCCAATGAAATATCATTCCATCTTTGTTTCTCATAAGATTAAAAATGCCATCCACTTCGAGATGTTCGCTTTTCCCGGCTTTTCTGGGGCTTTGCCCCAGACCCCACTGGGGGATGAATCCCCCAGACCCCCTCTTTTTTTCAATCGTTTTCTTTTTTTGTTTTTTTGAGGAACTCTTCCAATTTTTCCACACACCAGGCCGGCTGTAGCAGCGGCAGCATGTGATGGCCATTTTCCAACCAGTGGCAACTCATTTTTTCGTGATCGGCAAAAAGTTGCCGTGTATGAGCGGGCAAAACCACGGCATCATCTGTGCCTGCCAGGGCGAGAATGGGCAGGGTCAATCCGGCCAGGAGATCCCGGTTATCCCACTTCTCCAGCCATTGCAGACCCAGGAGCAACCGGTTCTGATCGAGGGCGGCCATGGGGATGGGACCAAGATCCATGGGCAAGCCGGCTTTTTGGCGAAAATCCCGCAACAACGTTTCCGGATCCGTGCGGCAGCGGCTGGCCATGCCGTGTAAAATTTTGGGATGGACCCCATGTGCAAGACCGTCTCCCCGGCAAAAGCGCGTGAAGCCGTTGATGCTGACCAGACCCAGGCAATGGGTCATGGGCAGGCGTTCCTGGCGCATCTCTTCCAATAGCCAGAGAAACCCAAGGGAGTGGCCGATGCCCACCCAGGGGGTTGAGGGGATGTGCAGGGGGGTGGGGCTGGCAAAAAATCCCAGATCCGGCAACTGGTGACGCCACTCGGGAAGGCGGCGGGTCATGCCGCGCCACATGCCTGGACCCAATGCCCATCCATGCACCCACACCAGCTCCGGTTTCATGGGGAACTCTCGTGTCGAATGCGGGCCATTACCGGGGCCATCGCCTCCAGATTGGCCAGGTCGGTCTCCAGGTGGGCGGCACTCAGGGAAAAACGGATGCGACTGCTTCCGACCGGCACGGTGGGTGGGCGAATGGCCACCGCCAGCATACCAGAGGCCTCCAACCGGCGGGAGAGGAGCAGGGCCTGTGTCGCCGACCCGGTGATGAGGGGGATGATCTGGGTCGAAGAGAGCCCGGTATCCAGACCGGCGGCACGAAAGACCTGGCGCAAATGTGTGGCCCGGGCGAGCAGTTGTTGTCGCAGCGGCGCCATGGTTGGCAGCAGGTCCAGTGCGGCATCCATGGCGCCCAACACGGCAGGCGGCAGAGCTGTGGCGTAGATCAGGCCCCCACAGTGATTGACCAAAAAATCGACCAGCTCCCGGGAGCAGGCTGCATAGGCGCCAAAACTTCCCAACCCTTTGCTGAAGGTGCCCATGGCCAGATCCACCTGACCGGGAAAAGCCGCCGACAGGCCAAATCCATCCGGTCCCAGCACACCCGTGGCATGCGCCTCGTCCAGGTAGAGAAAAGCGTTATGGCGATTTTTTAACGCGACCAGCCCGGCCACATCGACCTGATCCCCATCCATGCTGAAAACAGTTTCAGAAAGGATGAAACGTGGTCCGGGTTTGTCACGATGCTGATTCAGCAGATCTTCCAGGTGATTCAGATCGGCGTGCCGGTAGCGGATCTGCCGCACGCCGGCGGCCCGACAGCCGTGGTGGATACTGGCATGATTGAGACGATCGGAAAAAACCAGGGGTTGGGCGCCCAGAATGTGGGGATCCAGCAAGGCCCCCAGAATGGCCACGTTGGCCTGGTAGCCGGAGTTGAAGAGCAGGGCGGAGGGGGATCTTTTGCCTGACGCCAGCTTTTGTTCCACCCCGGCAAACATCTCCAGATTGCCGGATACCAACCGCGAAGCGCGCGACCCGGCCCCCCAACGCGCCGCCCAGCTCTGACTGCGTTGGATCAATTCCGGATGTTCGGCCAATCCCAGGTAGTCGTTGGCAGAAAAATTGACCAACTCCTGACCATTGACCTGAACACGCCCTCCAGGCAGAGGGATTATGGAACGGAGAGCGCGCAGTTGGTCAGCCTTTTGGCGATGTTGGATGAATGCACGGTAGGATGTGTATGGCATGCAGGATCCTGATCGACAATAAAAAACGCAACCGAGACCGAGGCTGTCAACCCCCATGATATACTTGGTTGACAACTATGGCCATGCCGAATATTTACGTCAACAGGGCAGTCGCAGATCGCTTCTTGGGATTGGGGTCCAGGGAGCTGGCTCCCTGGCAGGTCAAGGGCAGCGCCCTTGCGGGTCAAGGGCAGCGCCCTTGCGGGGTTCGGGGCAGCGCCCCGTTTTGTTTTTGTGCGCCCCCCCCTTCTCCCAGGCCTTTTTTGCGCTGTTTGCAAAAAAGGCCCAGGGGGGCGGGCCATGGTCTGCCACCTGGCGCGTCTTTTTGCGCCAGATGGCAGACGTATTGCGGGTTTTTCGAGTCGTCACCATAGTCGTCACCATGTTTTTATGGTATATTTTTTGCTTAAAAGCAGCGCAGCCTGGAAAAGGTGTTTTGCCTTGCCGGCCCGCACGAGACGGGCACGGGAATCACTTCAAAAATACCGGGAGCAAAAATGCGTAAACGTGTTCACATGGTCCTGTCGGCGTTGATTCTGTCGCTCTACGGTGGTGGTTGCGGGGGGGGGGAAGGCGGAGGCAGTCCGGCTGTGACCACCGAAACCCCATCTGCCTCGACCTCTACACCGTCCACTTCTACCGGCTATTTTATCGATGCCCCCGTGCAGGGATTGGCCTATTCAACGCCGACCCAAAGTGGTAAAACCACCAGCCAGGGGGTTTATCTCTATGTTCCTGGGGAGATTGTGACGTTCAAGGTCGGTGATGTCGTGCTGGGAAGCGCCCCGGGGTCGTCCACTCCGATCAGTCCGATGCACCTTGGTGGAGCAGGAACCACGCGAAGCTCGCAGAAAGTTAAAAATATTGCGACCTTTCTCCAATCCCTTGACCCGAACAAAGGGGCGGGGGCTGCTTTGGTGATTTCCGATGCTGTCCACCAACAACTGACCTCAACCATCACATCGGCCAATACGGGCATTATCGCCAATCTGCTTGCAGATTTTAAATCCGGCAGTAATGTCAGCAGCTTCAACAGTGACCTCAGCAACATTGTGGCGGCCATTTCCGCCATCTCTCCGGGGTTGACTGTCGTTCCGGAAGCGACGGCCATGAGCAACATGGTGTCCTGTCTGGCGAAACAGGGTATCAGCGTTTTCTCCGGGGCCTACTCCGACGCCGCAAAGAGTTGGAACATGATTGTCAGTGGTGACAACAATTTTGTTATTGTTCTGCCTGATGGATCGATCAAGAGTGGAGTGGTTGACAATGTCAGTGGAGATTTGAGTATACCCAACCTGGATAAATCCTCGACGACACCATACGACGCTTCCGTCACAGGAAACATCAAGGAGGATGGTTCGGTCACGATCACATGGCTTCCCACCACGACATCAACCCCATCGACCACCGCAGCAACCCCCGTCTCCCTTGCCGGAAACCAATATTCGTTTGCAAGCACCTCACCCTACGCAGGAAAGTACACGGGCACGAGCACCAGCCTTTTGAAAGATGGAGGGGGTTCGCCTGTATCGGGATTGTGGTTCATGACAGTTGACGGGAACAACAACGTCGTCACCTCCTACCACGGCAACAGCAGCGTCGTCAATTCCTACGTTGGCGCCTCTGGAACGGTGAATGACAGCGGGGATTTTAAAATTGTTGGTGCAAGTGGTTCTGTTACGGGAACCATAGCCGCAGATGGTAAAGTTACCGGATCCGAGTTCAACACGGCGGGAACCAACGTCTTTACCTTCTCCGGACAAAAGGTAAGCATCAGCATGTCGCCCTGTCCGTAAAGGATTGAGCAACTGTTCGGCACCCTTTCAAGAAGAGCCTGGATATAAAAGCCTTGATCAGGGCTTCGCCCTGGCTCCACCAGGACACCATCTTGGGCTTTACCAGGGAGCTGGCTCCCTGGATCCCGATGCGTGACCGGGTGGTAAATGGTTACTCCGGTCGTTTGATCGTTTTTTGATGGGTGCTGAACAGATCCTTTTCTGTTAGAGTCATCGACTTTGAAGG contains:
- a CDS encoding adenylyltransferase/cytidyltransferase family protein; amino-acid sequence: MAIGDKILSLNDLGQKATELKKLGRIVVLCHGTFDLLHPGHIRHLRRAREEGDCLLVTVTANPFVNKGPGRPVFHHDLRAENLASLECVDYVAINHDVTAVPVINLIQPNVYVKGQDYQAAQDDITGNIVIEQKAVESFGGRVFYTDEIVFSSTSLLNEHFDLFPASTKEFLQNFRSRYQSGAIIDQILSLEKLKVLVVGEAIVDEYCYSTSMGITGKSPDVLAVRFDSMEQFAGGSLAIANHLAGFAAEVTLLTGLGRNDHHEPFIRSRLEERVRPAFFYYEQSQTLVKRRFVDVDARKLFEVYFYDPNPLTPRIEEQILAWIQTHAHTYDVVIVPDYGNGFISAAMIEAICASARFLAVNTQINSGSRGYHAITRYPRADFVSLNEPEVRQAAHNRHDPLEQVTLQIGQRVKAEQIAITMGSVGAMMLNTKTASTYRVPALATRVVDNIGAGDAFLSLAGLAIGGGLSPELALFLGSAAAALDVQIVCNREPVSPVQLFKYVTTLLK
- the bioB gene encoding biotin synthase BioB; protein product: MTRLALAGETIPADAAMRILTDPNLELLPLMHAAYQVRARYFGRYVRVQILNNVQNGYCPEDCNYCAQAAGSEAKITKFHLKPDEEILVGAKKTWEAGAFRYCIVLSGRGPTENRVDHMAGLVRQIKAQWPVEVCLSAGFIDEKMAKTLKEAGLDRYNHNLNTAENHYGAICTSHGYADRLHTLENARKVGLEVCSGIIIGMGETPAEVLEVAMTLRRLQARSIPVNFYVHIEGARLGVINALTPQYCLRVLALFRLTNPDAEIRAAGGRESNLRSLETLALYPANAVFSEGYLNTGGDTTKKTVSLIEDAGFVVERIEEKDDRC
- a CDS encoding methyltransferase domain-containing protein, with product MRKQKITTAFSTASTYHTQAKVQLQVANNLARHLHNLDLPPRPYILELGCGSGFLSVHLHKHWPDSRILLTDIAHPMLLRCRNTLQIPSNQAHFATMDGEYPAVNAGWDLITSSMTVQWFDNLPTALHRLAALLNPGGWLMFSTLGQETFQEWRHLCDQSAMTCGTPHYPSSDQLQAMWPTTGQGQVTEERITQQHPNPWAFLQELKALGAHQAAHNHQPATAGQMRRLLCHGNPNPGFSITHHILYGHFRQGN
- a CDS encoding 8-amino-7-oxononanoate synthase encodes the protein MPYTSYRAFIQHRQKADQLRALRSIIPLPGGRVQVNGQELVNFSANDYLGLAEHPELIQRSQSWAARWGAGSRASRLVSGNLEMFAGVEQKLASGKRSPSALLFNSGYQANVAILGALLDPHILGAQPLVFSDRLNHASIHHGCRAAGVRQIRYRHADLNHLEDLLNQHRDKPGPRFILSETVFSMDGDQVDVAGLVALKNRHNAFLYLDEAHATGVLGPDGFGLSAAFPGQVDLAMGTFSKGLGSFGAYAACSRELVDFLVNHCGGLIYATALPPAVLGAMDAALDLLPTMAPLRQQLLARATHLRQVFRAAGLDTGLSSTQIIPLITGSATQALLLSRRLEASGMLAVAIRPPTVPVGSSRIRFSLSAAHLETDLANLEAMAPVMARIRHESSP